A part of Desulfonatronum thiodismutans genomic DNA contains:
- a CDS encoding DegT/DnrJ/EryC1/StrS family aminotransferase gives MHQFVLDSDALALALEIAVSDSVPGEDRDRTAMASLLAMARDETLGLWVHPHTLSDRLTRRRREVALEGVFVAEGKESASELAGRAATLLETARLLPAPGVQLLQVLHQETRDPLLDLTLLSAEEYLGSFVLVSRLAEESPVRRLTPEACVRLVAEELESESSENGASPVPFVDLKAQQMSIYPVLEANIFQVVKSCKFILGPEVEELEQRLADYTETRHVISCSSGTEALALALMAYDIGPGDAVFTTPFSFIATAEVICLRGATPIFVDIDPRTFNLDPEKLDAAVTTLVSGQGGASLPNQTRGQTQGLTPRAVITVDLFGLPADHARIREVAAKHGLRVIEDAAQSFGGMEHGRRACALGDIGCTSFFPAKPLGGYGEGGACFTDDADLAERMRSIRVHGQGTSRYEHARLGTNARLDSLQAAVLLAKMDVFPLELERREALAANYSRLLEPCALIPPFIPEGFGSAWAQYSLLARDEAHRDACRQALADAGIPSVIYYPIPLHLQRVFLPLGYTTGDLPVCEATSRRIFSLPMHPYLSNRTQERIARILCDIAPR, from the coding sequence ATGCATCAGTTTGTTTTAGATAGCGATGCTCTGGCCTTGGCGCTGGAAATCGCGGTGTCGGACTCCGTTCCGGGCGAAGATCGGGATCGTACGGCCATGGCTTCCCTGCTGGCCATGGCCAGGGACGAGACACTCGGGCTGTGGGTTCATCCGCACACGCTGTCCGATCGCCTGACCCGAAGGCGACGAGAGGTTGCCCTGGAAGGCGTCTTTGTAGCGGAGGGAAAGGAGTCCGCCTCGGAGTTGGCGGGTCGAGCAGCCACACTGTTGGAGACCGCTCGCCTGCTGCCCGCTCCGGGCGTGCAGTTATTGCAGGTTTTACACCAGGAAACCAGGGACCCGTTGCTGGACCTGACCCTTCTCTCCGCTGAAGAATATCTTGGCAGCTTCGTGCTTGTCTCGCGTCTGGCCGAAGAGTCGCCGGTCCGACGGCTTACCCCGGAAGCCTGTGTGCGCTTGGTTGCCGAGGAACTGGAATCCGAGTCTTCCGAAAACGGTGCTTCCCCTGTGCCTTTTGTAGATTTGAAGGCCCAACAGATGAGCATTTATCCGGTGCTGGAAGCGAATATCTTCCAGGTTGTGAAGAGCTGCAAGTTCATTCTCGGGCCGGAAGTAGAGGAGTTGGAGCAGCGTCTGGCCGACTACACGGAAACGCGACATGTGATCTCCTGCTCCTCGGGCACCGAAGCCCTGGCCCTGGCCTTGATGGCCTACGACATCGGACCCGGAGACGCGGTCTTCACCACGCCGTTCAGCTTCATCGCCACGGCCGAGGTGATCTGCCTGCGCGGCGCCACGCCGATCTTCGTGGACATTGATCCCCGGACCTTCAATCTGGACCCGGAGAAGCTGGACGCAGCCGTGACAACTCTTGTTTCCGGACAGGGCGGAGCGTCGTTGCCCAATCAGACCCGGGGCCAGACCCAAGGGCTGACGCCCCGAGCCGTGATCACCGTGGACCTGTTCGGCCTGCCCGCGGACCACGCCCGCATTCGCGAGGTCGCGGCCAAGCACGGCTTGCGGGTCATCGAGGACGCGGCCCAGTCCTTCGGCGGGATGGAGCATGGTCGACGGGCCTGCGCCCTGGGCGACATCGGCTGCACCTCGTTTTTTCCGGCCAAGCCTCTGGGCGGATATGGCGAAGGCGGAGCCTGCTTCACCGACGACGCGGATCTGGCCGAGCGGATGCGGTCCATCCGGGTCCACGGTCAGGGGACATCGCGCTATGAACATGCCCGGCTGGGCACCAATGCCCGCCTGGACAGCCTGCAAGCCGCCGTATTGCTTGCCAAGATGGACGTCTTTCCCCTGGAGCTGGAGCGACGCGAAGCCCTGGCCGCCAACTATTCCCGGCTTCTGGAGCCCTGCGCCCTGATCCCTCCGTTCATTCCCGAAGGGTTCGGTTCGGCCTGGGCCCAGTATTCCCTGCTGGCACGGGACGAGGCCCACCGGGACGCCTGCCGTCAAGCCCTGGCCGATGCCGGGATTCCCAGCGTGATCTACTATCCCATCCCGCTGCATCTGCAACGTGTTTTTCTGCCTTTGGGCTACACGACGGGCGATCTGCCGGTCTGCGAGGCCACGTCGCGGCGCATTTTCAGCCTGCCCATGCATCCCTATTTGTCCAATCGGACCCAAGAACGGATCGCCAGAATTCTGTGCGATATCGCTCCTCGGTAA